A genomic region of Halobaculum lipolyticum contains the following coding sequences:
- a CDS encoding HEAT repeat domain-containing protein — protein sequence MNSDSSEPLEGVDPDAVAPGAVDAAELRAGLAADSPLVRQRAVAVCDALADADPAAVAPVLDAVATAVADGNSAIALRAIAVFDTVAGHDPGALEGYLDPLVDRADDDIVDVQLTAATALAKVVVARPDLVAPSLDRLIGGVRATAIDDTPEGFGEYVRDEATRQTLREHQQGERDRRTSARRTLINVVVAVLESEAAAAVDRVDDLAGLLNDDDPAVAGGAVDGIGEIAAVDPAAVRPVRDRLIACLDHEHTVVRARAVRALGHLGDDEAVPALRRTADGDDNEDVREVAAETAAFLAGGE from the coding sequence ATGAACTCCGACTCGTCGGAGCCGCTGGAGGGAGTCGACCCCGACGCGGTCGCGCCGGGAGCCGTCGACGCCGCGGAACTCCGCGCCGGGCTAGCCGCCGACAGTCCGCTGGTCAGGCAGCGCGCGGTCGCCGTCTGCGACGCCCTCGCGGACGCCGACCCCGCGGCCGTCGCCCCGGTCCTCGACGCGGTCGCGACCGCCGTCGCCGACGGGAACTCGGCGATCGCGTTGCGCGCGATCGCGGTGTTCGACACGGTCGCCGGCCACGACCCCGGCGCGCTGGAGGGCTACCTCGATCCGCTCGTCGACCGCGCGGACGACGACATCGTCGACGTGCAGTTGACCGCCGCGACGGCGTTGGCGAAGGTGGTCGTCGCGCGCCCGGACCTCGTCGCTCCGTCGCTCGACCGCCTGATCGGCGGCGTTCGCGCGACGGCGATAGACGACACGCCCGAGGGGTTCGGGGAGTACGTGCGCGACGAGGCGACGCGGCAAACCCTCCGGGAACACCAGCAGGGCGAGCGCGACCGACGCACGTCGGCGCGGCGGACGCTGATCAACGTCGTCGTCGCCGTCCTCGAGAGCGAGGCGGCCGCCGCCGTCGACCGCGTCGACGACCTCGCGGGCCTGCTTAACGACGACGACCCCGCCGTCGCGGGCGGCGCGGTCGACGGGATCGGCGAGATCGCGGCCGTCGACCCGGCGGCTGTGCGGCCTGTTCGCGACCGACTGATCGCGTGTCTGGACCACGAGCACACCGTCGTCCGGGCGCGCGCGGTCCGCGCGCTGGGCCACCTCGGCGACGACGAGGCGGTGCCGGCGCTTCGACGGACCGCCGACGGCGACGACAACGAGGACGTCCGCGAGGTCGCCGCCGAGACCGCGGCGTTCCTCGCCGGCGGGGAGTGA
- a CDS encoding CaiB/BaiF CoA transferase family protein: protein MADDSKPATGHGAILDGITVIDLSTFVTGGFASAMLANLGAEVVKIEQPGYGDAIRHSGPPFVDGESPYYWTVNYGKRSLELDLKNDRAREALYELAAEADVFVQNYRPGTAERLGVDYETIREHNEEVVYLAISAFGQTGPWAERSGYDLLIQGMSGIMSVTGEEGRQPVKVGLPMTDLVTAMWAAFGATAALFERERTGEGEYIDLGMLEATLPWLTKQAGMTFAGGTPRRMGTKDPVLAPYQTFETADGFLNVCILNEKLWHELCEVIDRPDLPADDRFETNAERVDNQDALEREIEATLGERTTDEWIEIIAEEGGVPAGPVYEVEEALNNPQIDARGAITEIEHPELGAIPVIEHPLKFRNADTGFELAPPTLGEHNREVFRELGYSEAAIDALAAQGVFGDPDDDGD, encoded by the coding sequence ATGGCAGACGACAGCAAACCCGCCACCGGACACGGAGCGATCCTCGACGGAATCACGGTCATCGACCTCTCGACGTTCGTGACGGGCGGGTTCGCCTCCGCGATGTTGGCGAACCTCGGGGCCGAGGTCGTGAAGATCGAACAGCCGGGGTACGGCGACGCCATCCGTCACTCCGGCCCGCCGTTCGTCGACGGCGAGTCGCCGTACTACTGGACGGTCAACTACGGGAAGCGCAGTCTGGAGCTGGACCTGAAGAACGACCGGGCGCGGGAGGCGCTGTACGAACTCGCGGCGGAAGCCGACGTGTTCGTCCAGAACTACCGCCCGGGGACCGCCGAGCGCCTCGGCGTCGACTACGAGACGATCCGCGAGCACAACGAGGAGGTGGTGTACCTGGCCATCTCGGCGTTCGGCCAGACCGGCCCGTGGGCGGAACGCTCCGGGTACGACCTCCTCATCCAGGGGATGAGCGGGATCATGAGCGTCACCGGCGAGGAGGGGCGTCAGCCGGTGAAGGTCGGCCTGCCGATGACCGACCTCGTCACCGCGATGTGGGCGGCGTTCGGCGCGACCGCCGCGCTGTTCGAGCGCGAGCGGACCGGCGAGGGGGAGTACATCGACCTCGGGATGCTGGAGGCGACGCTGCCGTGGCTGACGAAGCAGGCCGGGATGACGTTCGCCGGCGGGACGCCGCGGCGCATGGGGACGAAAGACCCCGTGCTCGCGCCGTACCAGACGTTCGAGACGGCCGACGGCTTCCTCAACGTCTGCATCCTCAACGAGAAGCTCTGGCACGAACTGTGTGAGGTGATCGACCGCCCCGACCTGCCCGCCGACGACCGGTTCGAGACGAACGCCGAGCGCGTCGACAACCAGGACGCGCTGGAGCGTGAGATCGAGGCGACGCTCGGCGAGCGGACGACCGACGAGTGGATCGAGATCATCGCCGAGGAGGGCGGCGTGCCGGCCGGTCCCGTGTACGAGGTCGAGGAGGCGTTGAACAACCCCCAGATCGACGCCCGCGGCGCGATCACCGAGATCGAACACCCCGAACTGGGTGCGATCCCGGTGATCGAACACCCGCTGAAGTTCCGCAACGCCGACACCGGGTTCGAGTTGGCGCCGCCGACGCTGGGGGAACACAACCGCGAGGTGTTCCGCGAACTGGGCTACTCGGAGGCGGCGATCGACGCGCTGGCGGCGCAGGGGGTGTTCGGCGACCCCGACGACGACGGCGACTGA
- a CDS encoding ABC transporter ATP-binding protein, which yields MATNTTATGDAVSNEGVSDPILEITNTNVTYNAGETRVLEDVNVDIEREEVLGIVGESGSGKSMFASALLDAVPDPGKLTGGIRYHPEDGDPVDVLELSDEELRQFRWEEISMVFQGAMSSFNPTMKIGDHFRETLKTHDEHVGEGMEFAAELLEDLYLEPERVLDSYPHELSGGMQQRALIALSMVLDPEVLVMDEPTAALDLLMQRSILRLLDTLQTEYDLTIVFITHDLPLIASLADRMAIIYAFQFAEIGPRDEVIGNSGHPYTRKLLNATPNLDAPLEEMQPIEGEGPAPINVPSGCRFSPRCPLATERCEMEDPVLDPVDDGHPDHRAACHYQGEARAEIPLNFGESAASPTASTDRPATDTAEADADGPPILSLDDVEVHFEKEQGFVEQFVSDPDVVRAVDGVSLDIGEQDLVCLLGESGCGKTTLGKTMIGLQKPTGGTIEYRGQDIWEAHAGDGEVPFTEIRQALQIIHQDPGSALNPNRRIVDILSEPLRHTHPNINDSERRNRIHSLLERVGMSPPGDFLDRYPHQLSGGEKQRVALTRALLMNPNAILADEAISAVDVSLRIEIMDLMLELQREFDTSFLFISHDLSNARYFAEHGDGRIAVMYLGQIVEIGTAERLIHDPRHPYTEVLRWATPNLDVGEMEAGDPPIREVDVPDPVNPPSGCRFHTRCPVAREACTREEPGLDPVDGGDGKAACFREDPDHDYWDSEPLEGAEYESDRLDA from the coding sequence ATGGCGACGAACACCACGGCGACCGGCGACGCGGTATCGAACGAGGGGGTCTCCGACCCGATCCTCGAGATCACGAACACGAACGTCACGTACAACGCGGGCGAGACGCGCGTCCTCGAGGACGTGAACGTCGACATCGAGCGCGAGGAGGTGCTCGGCATCGTCGGCGAGTCCGGCTCGGGCAAGTCGATGTTCGCGTCGGCGCTGCTGGACGCCGTTCCCGACCCCGGCAAGCTCACCGGCGGGATCAGGTACCACCCGGAGGACGGCGACCCGGTCGACGTGCTGGAGCTGTCCGACGAGGAACTGCGACAGTTCCGCTGGGAGGAGATCTCGATGGTGTTCCAGGGGGCGATGTCGTCGTTCAACCCCACGATGAAGATCGGCGACCACTTCCGCGAGACGCTCAAGACGCACGACGAGCACGTCGGCGAGGGGATGGAGTTCGCCGCCGAGCTGTTGGAGGACCTGTACCTCGAACCAGAGCGCGTGCTCGACTCGTACCCCCACGAGCTGTCGGGCGGGATGCAACAGCGCGCGCTGATCGCGTTGAGCATGGTGCTCGACCCGGAGGTGCTGGTGATGGACGAGCCGACGGCGGCGCTGGACCTGTTGATGCAGCGGTCGATCCTGCGCCTGCTCGACACGCTCCAGACCGAGTACGACCTGACGATCGTGTTCATCACCCACGACCTCCCGCTGATCGCCTCGCTGGCCGACCGGATGGCGATCATCTACGCGTTCCAGTTCGCCGAGATCGGCCCGCGCGACGAGGTGATCGGCAACTCCGGCCACCCGTACACGCGGAAACTCCTCAACGCGACGCCGAACCTCGACGCGCCGCTGGAGGAGATGCAGCCGATCGAGGGCGAGGGACCGGCGCCGATCAACGTCCCGTCGGGCTGTCGGTTCAGCCCGCGGTGTCCGCTGGCGACCGAGCGGTGTGAGATGGAGGACCCGGTGCTCGACCCCGTCGACGACGGCCACCCGGACCACCGTGCGGCCTGCCACTATCAGGGCGAGGCGCGCGCGGAGATCCCCCTCAACTTCGGGGAGTCGGCCGCGTCGCCGACGGCGTCGACGGACCGGCCGGCGACCGACACCGCCGAGGCGGACGCCGACGGCCCGCCGATCCTCTCGCTCGACGACGTGGAGGTCCACTTCGAGAAGGAGCAGGGGTTCGTCGAGCAGTTCGTCTCCGACCCGGACGTGGTCCGGGCCGTCGACGGCGTCTCGCTGGACATCGGCGAGCAGGACCTCGTCTGCCTGCTCGGCGAGTCCGGCTGCGGGAAGACGACGCTCGGGAAGACGATGATCGGGCTGCAGAAGCCCACCGGCGGCACGATCGAGTACCGCGGGCAGGACATCTGGGAGGCCCACGCCGGCGACGGGGAGGTCCCGTTCACGGAGATCCGACAGGCGCTCCAGATCATCCACCAGGACCCGGGCAGCGCGCTCAACCCCAACCGCCGGATCGTCGACATCCTGTCGGAGCCGCTGCGCCACACCCACCCGAACATCAACGACAGCGAGCGGCGCAACCGGATCCACTCGCTGCTGGAGCGCGTCGGGATGTCGCCGCCGGGCGACTTCCTCGACCGCTACCCCCACCAGCTCTCGGGCGGCGAGAAACAGCGGGTCGCGCTGACGCGCGCGCTGTTGATGAACCCGAACGCGATCCTCGCCGACGAGGCGATCAGCGCGGTGGACGTGTCGCTGCGCATCGAGATCATGGACCTGATGCTGGAACTGCAACGGGAGTTCGACACCTCGTTCCTGTTCATCAGCCACGACCTCTCGAACGCGCGCTACTTCGCCGAACACGGGGACGGCCGGATCGCGGTGATGTACCTCGGCCAGATCGTCGAGATCGGCACGGCGGAGCGACTCATCCACGACCCCCGCCACCCCTACACCGAGGTGTTGCGCTGGGCGACGCCGAACCTCGACGTCGGCGAGATGGAGGCCGGCGACCCGCCGATCCGCGAGGTCGACGTGCCGGACCCGGTGAACCCGCCGTCCGGCTGCCGGTTCCACACGCGCTGTCCCGTCGCCCGCGAGGCGTGCACGCGCGAGGAGCCGGGGCTGGACCCGGTCGACGGGGGCGACGGGAAGGCGGCCTGCTTCCGCGAGGACCCGGACCACGACTACTGGGACAGCGAGCCGCTGGAGGGCGCCGAGTACGAGAGCGACCGCCTCGACGCCTGA
- a CDS encoding fumarylacetoacetate hydrolase family protein — protein MRYYQLGGSGESRLAVRTGDGLYDLTAASPDVGSYLDLVRTASITDTDTDAIVDGLLARAPSIDADAVEGDLDTPLRPGEVWAAGVTYRISEEARREESDMEEMYIDVYEADRPEVFFKATPNRIVGPDEAVGIRRDSTWDVPEPELGIVLYRGDIVGFTVGNDMSSRAIEGENPLYLPQAKVYDRCCSLGPCVRSAESIDDPQDLDMWMTIERDGEVMFDESTTTGEMVRSLDELVDCYVDHNAIPELSVLLTGTSLVPDETFTLREGDRIDIGIEGIGSMTNPVTTV, from the coding sequence ATGCGGTACTACCAGCTCGGCGGTTCCGGCGAGTCGCGGCTCGCGGTTCGAACGGGGGACGGCTTGTACGACCTGACGGCGGCCAGCCCGGACGTCGGCTCGTATCTCGACCTCGTGCGAACCGCGTCGATCACCGACACCGACACCGACGCCATCGTCGACGGCCTGCTCGCGCGGGCGCCGTCGATCGACGCGGACGCGGTCGAAGGGGACCTCGACACGCCCCTGCGACCGGGGGAAGTGTGGGCGGCGGGCGTGACGTATCGGATCAGCGAGGAGGCGCGCCGCGAGGAGAGCGACATGGAAGAGATGTACATCGACGTGTACGAAGCCGACCGCCCGGAGGTGTTCTTCAAGGCGACGCCCAACCGCATCGTCGGCCCGGACGAGGCGGTGGGTATCCGGCGCGACTCCACGTGGGACGTCCCCGAACCGGAACTGGGGATCGTCCTCTACCGCGGCGACATCGTCGGGTTCACCGTCGGCAACGACATGAGCAGTCGCGCGATCGAAGGGGAGAACCCGCTGTACCTCCCGCAGGCGAAGGTGTACGACCGGTGCTGTTCCCTCGGGCCGTGCGTCCGGTCGGCGGAGTCGATCGACGACCCGCAGGACCTCGACATGTGGATGACCATCGAGCGCGACGGGGAGGTGATGTTCGACGAGTCCACGACCACCGGCGAGATGGTGCGGTCGCTGGACGAGCTGGTCGACTGCTACGTCGACCACAACGCCATCCCGGAGCTGTCGGTCCTGCTCACCGGCACCTCGCTCGTCCCCGACGAGACGTTCACCCTCCGCGAGGGCGACCGGATCGACATCGGCATCGAGGGGATCGGGTCGATGACCAACCCCGTCACCACGGTCTGA
- a CDS encoding IclR family transcriptional regulator, with the protein MGKQAKNPIKSTENTFEIVEALKELNGAGVSELASHVELPRSTVHNYLSTLEQEEYVVNEDGRYRVGIRFLELGAHARTRRKIYEIAKPEVESLAEETGELANLLVEEHGRGTYLQRARGHQAVQVEAHVGTRVPLHSTALGKAILAYTPESRIDEIIEMHGIEPATPNTVTDRDTLFDRLETIRERGYAFDDEERLRGLRCVAAPILSNDQRVLGAISVSGPSHRIKGEYFRETIPNRLLEAVNVVELNVTYS; encoded by the coding sequence ATGGGAAAGCAGGCGAAGAACCCGATCAAGTCGACCGAGAACACCTTCGAGATCGTGGAGGCCCTCAAGGAGTTGAACGGCGCGGGCGTCTCCGAGTTGGCATCGCACGTCGAGTTGCCCCGGAGCACGGTCCACAACTACCTGAGCACGCTCGAACAGGAGGAGTACGTGGTGAACGAGGACGGCCGCTACCGGGTCGGGATCCGCTTCCTCGAGTTGGGTGCCCACGCCCGCACGCGCCGGAAGATCTACGAGATCGCGAAGCCGGAGGTGGAGTCGTTGGCCGAGGAGACGGGCGAACTCGCCAACCTCCTCGTCGAGGAACACGGTCGCGGCACGTACCTCCAGCGGGCACGGGGCCACCAAGCCGTGCAGGTCGAAGCGCACGTCGGGACGCGCGTCCCGTTGCACTCGACGGCGCTCGGGAAGGCGATCCTCGCGTACACGCCCGAGTCGCGCATCGACGAGATCATCGAGATGCACGGCATCGAACCGGCGACGCCCAACACCGTCACCGACCGCGACACGCTGTTCGACCGGCTGGAGACGATCCGCGAGCGCGGCTACGCCTTCGACGACGAGGAGCGCCTCCGGGGACTCCGGTGTGTGGCGGCTCCCATCCTCAGCAACGACCAGCGCGTGCTCGGCGCGATCAGCGTCTCCGGCCCGTCACACCGGATCAAAGGCGAGTACTTCCGCGAGACCATCCCGAACAGGCTCCTCGAAGCCGTCAACGTCGTCGAACTCAACGTCACCTACTCGTGA
- a CDS encoding ABC transporter permease → MATEADSSGSSDSVDWRSESSSVEMTREERLADLYRRWVREPFVIAWSDLRTRVGLLLVVGYLAMGAVAVLGLWRTPQPNQGPRLLQPFENMAYPLGTTNSGVDLLALIIESTPFILLMVLAGGVWATTLAVLVGTVSGYKGGSVDNAIMSVTDFVMAIPGLPLVIVLAISISPENPIVLGVVLTINYWAGLGRSIRSQVLSIREADYVEASRTMGTSVPRIIGKDVLPNIMPYVMVNFVLAARYTIFASVGLYFIGVLPYTGQNWGVTLNNAYSNGALFNPAASHWLLVPMVAIIGLSFALILVSQGMDRIFNPRVRTRLTGESESTDEETTTGGTF, encoded by the coding sequence ATGGCTACTGAGGCGGACTCCTCCGGCTCCTCGGACTCGGTCGACTGGCGTTCGGAGTCGTCCTCGGTCGAGATGACCCGCGAGGAACGGCTGGCGGACCTGTACCGGCGGTGGGTCCGCGAGCCGTTCGTCATCGCGTGGTCGGATCTGCGGACACGGGTCGGACTCCTGTTGGTCGTCGGCTACCTCGCGATGGGCGCAGTGGCCGTGTTGGGGCTGTGGCGGACGCCGCAGCCGAACCAGGGGCCGCGTCTGCTCCAGCCGTTCGAGAACATGGCGTACCCGCTGGGGACGACTAACTCGGGGGTCGACCTGCTCGCGCTGATCATCGAGTCGACGCCGTTCATCCTGTTGATGGTGCTCGCCGGCGGGGTGTGGGCGACCACGCTCGCCGTGCTCGTCGGCACCGTCTCCGGCTACAAGGGCGGCTCCGTCGACAACGCGATCATGTCGGTGACGGACTTCGTGATGGCGATCCCCGGCCTCCCGCTGGTGATCGTGCTCGCGATCAGCATCAGCCCGGAGAACCCCATCGTGCTCGGGGTCGTGTTGACGATCAACTACTGGGCCGGATTGGGCCGGTCGATACGGTCGCAGGTGCTGTCGATCCGGGAGGCCGACTACGTGGAGGCGTCCCGGACGATGGGGACGAGCGTCCCGCGCATCATCGGCAAGGACGTCCTCCCGAACATCATGCCGTACGTGATGGTGAACTTCGTGCTGGCGGCGCGCTACACGATCTTCGCGTCCGTCGGCCTGTACTTCATCGGGGTGTTGCCGTACACCGGGCAGAACTGGGGCGTCACGCTGAACAACGCCTACAGCAACGGCGCGCTGTTCAACCCGGCCGCGTCCCACTGGCTGCTCGTGCCGATGGTCGCGATCATCGGGCTGTCGTTCGCGCTCATCCTCGTCAGCCAAGGGATGGACCGGATCTTCAACCCGCGGGTGCGGACCCGGCTCACGGGCGAGTCCGAATCGACCGACGAGGAAACGACGACCGGAGGCACCTTCTGA
- a CDS encoding IclR family transcriptional regulator: MSGTDTGVKTTGVTFEIVELLSERGGATAETLERELGLTNSTVHRHLVTLRDRGYVVREANTYRLGFRFLTLGGRRRREVTAYPAIKDKVDTLAERTDERVQFIVREGSERIYLYTQTGASPVQTGAYTGRRGPLHSSAAGKAILANLPEATREDLLDGMSLDRTGPNTITDPADLRRELSEVRERGYSVNLEESTGGVHAVGAVVTDGDDRVVGALSISGPATRLKGERLETEIPDAVLAATNELELHIEHT; the protein is encoded by the coding sequence ATGAGCGGGACCGACACCGGGGTGAAGACGACCGGCGTCACGTTCGAAATCGTCGAGCTGCTGTCGGAGCGCGGCGGCGCGACGGCGGAGACGCTGGAGCGCGAGTTGGGACTGACGAACAGTACGGTCCATCGACACCTCGTCACGCTGCGGGACCGGGGCTACGTAGTCAGGGAGGCGAACACCTACCGGCTCGGGTTTCGGTTCCTCACCCTCGGCGGACGCCGCAGACGCGAGGTGACGGCCTACCCCGCGATCAAGGACAAGGTCGACACGCTGGCGGAGCGAACCGACGAGCGCGTCCAGTTCATCGTCCGCGAGGGGAGCGAACGGATCTACCTGTACACGCAGACGGGCGCCAGTCCGGTCCAGACCGGGGCCTACACCGGGCGCCGGGGACCGCTCCACTCCAGCGCCGCCGGGAAGGCGATCCTCGCGAACCTCCCGGAGGCGACACGCGAGGACCTCCTCGACGGGATGTCGCTGGACCGGACCGGTCCCAACACGATCACCGACCCGGCGGACCTCCGGCGCGAGCTATCGGAGGTCCGCGAGCGCGGCTACTCGGTGAACCTCGAGGAGTCGACCGGCGGCGTCCACGCCGTCGGCGCGGTCGTCACCGACGGTGACGACCGGGTCGTCGGCGCGTTGAGCATCTCCGGGCCGGCGACCCGACTCAAGGGCGAGCGGCTGGAGACGGAGATCCCCGACGCCGTGCTCGCCGCGACCAACGAACTGGAACTCCACATCGAACACACCTGA
- a CDS encoding ABC transporter permease → MNYYLKRTARIPLTILAVLTLTFGLIRLLPGGPFTQLRIQLIRQGMPVEQVNARIAELQSIQPNAPLWQQYLDYVIAAVQLDLGQSISLNQPVIEVIAGALPWTVFLVVTSTVLMFVFGILLGAVQAYWEGSSFDRFTSSGSILLMSIPYYIFAVVGLFYLAYQFQLFPTGNAVARSVETGFTWEFFSSVLYHAVLPIAAFTIGGIGSTALNMRSNSIQVLGEEYVEVARLRGLTDSRIATKYVAQNAVLPLYTGLLLLIGFRLGGTVVLEEIFSYPGLGYYLIEAVNANDYPLMMGCFLVITATLVVAVYIADLTYGLIDPRISAGESDGY, encoded by the coding sequence ATGAACTACTATCTCAAACGGACGGCGAGGATCCCGCTCACGATCCTCGCGGTCCTCACACTGACGTTCGGGTTGATCCGACTGCTCCCGGGCGGCCCGTTCACCCAACTCCGGATCCAGCTGATCCGGCAGGGGATGCCCGTCGAGCAGGTGAACGCCCGCATCGCGGAACTCCAAAGCATCCAGCCGAACGCGCCGCTGTGGCAGCAGTACCTCGACTACGTGATCGCGGCGGTGCAACTCGACTTGGGACAGTCGATCTCGTTGAACCAGCCGGTGATCGAGGTGATCGCGGGGGCGCTCCCGTGGACGGTGTTCCTCGTCGTCACGTCGACGGTGTTGATGTTCGTCTTCGGCATCCTGTTGGGCGCCGTCCAGGCGTACTGGGAGGGCTCGTCGTTCGACCGGTTCACCTCCAGCGGATCGATCCTCCTGATGTCGATCCCGTACTACATCTTCGCCGTCGTCGGCCTGTTCTACCTGGCGTACCAGTTCCAACTGTTCCCGACCGGGAACGCGGTCGCCCGCAGCGTCGAGACGGGGTTCACGTGGGAGTTCTTCTCCAGCGTGCTGTACCACGCGGTGCTCCCGATCGCGGCGTTCACGATCGGCGGGATCGGGTCGACGGCGCTGAACATGCGCTCGAACAGCATCCAGGTGCTCGGCGAGGAGTACGTGGAGGTCGCGCGGCTGCGCGGGCTGACCGACAGCCGGATCGCCACGAAGTACGTCGCCCAGAACGCGGTGCTCCCGCTGTACACGGGGCTGTTGCTGCTCATCGGCTTCCGGCTGGGCGGGACGGTCGTGCTGGAGGAGATCTTCTCGTACCCCGGATTGGGCTACTACCTGATCGAGGCGGTGAACGCGAACGACTACCCGCTGATGATGGGCTGTTTCCTCGTCATCACGGCGACGCTCGTCGTCGCGGTGTACATCGCCGACCTCACGTACGGCTTGATCGACCCGCGGATCAGCGCAGGTGAGTCCGATGGCTACTGA
- a CDS encoding ABC transporter substrate-binding protein, with product MLAAAGASGVAALAGCAGGDGGSTEDAGGEGTPTEQQRTENTPDPDSEFQVYDAELHNGYIANPTDMHFNSAANQNYAWPAGRLVFAPFLKYSFTEGEFLLGALSDLEIADGTVTMTFRDDLMWDDGDEWTTEDLEVQLELARKTGSSLWGYLDSYEIVDDKTAELTLSGPTNPRIIRFELTNFFVDTKAETHEQWLDKDAAEFLQWAWEDPVSSAMFSFVNKDRQAFEFERNENFYKADNVNFERYFLDSYGGNNAQHQALISGRDIDAATSLFTPPEIAEQFADNVVEVNVPAKWGYGIVFNHGDSHFGKRAVRQAVAHVIDREALVANAGPRTKFVSPTPCGIAPRDQEYWLDDTIDSFETYGQGETQTEQATQLLQDAGYEKVNGTWQDDSGETLGGDYFSPAGWTDWTTMTQTVVSQLNEFGFDFSVTTQPTNDWFGNYSGSNFKMGSFYWLPGGSRSAFPYFPLYFQLWATDISGGHGYRELAESEQTIPGMDGGEMSLTPLETVSEIARQPSDEDAREYVQRAAWHSHIELPFLGLVSKYEQSWTTSDDWTEPSQSNPNRRVKWPPFWWVHEGELQYDGE from the coding sequence ATGTTGGCCGCGGCGGGAGCGTCGGGCGTGGCCGCGCTCGCCGGATGTGCGGGCGGGGACGGCGGCTCGACGGAAGACGCCGGCGGGGAGGGAACGCCGACCGAACAGCAACGAACCGAGAACACGCCGGACCCGGACAGCGAGTTCCAGGTGTACGACGCCGAACTGCACAACGGGTACATCGCCAACCCGACGGACATGCACTTCAACTCGGCCGCGAACCAGAACTACGCGTGGCCGGCGGGGCGGCTGGTGTTCGCGCCGTTCCTCAAGTACTCCTTCACGGAGGGGGAGTTCCTGTTGGGGGCACTGAGCGACCTCGAGATCGCCGACGGCACGGTCACGATGACGTTCCGCGACGACCTGATGTGGGACGACGGCGACGAGTGGACCACCGAGGACCTCGAGGTCCAACTCGAACTGGCGCGCAAGACCGGGAGTTCGCTGTGGGGGTACCTCGACAGCTACGAGATCGTCGACGACAAGACGGCCGAGTTGACGCTGTCGGGACCGACGAACCCGCGGATCATCCGATTCGAGCTGACTAACTTCTTCGTGGACACGAAAGCCGAGACCCACGAACAGTGGCTCGACAAGGACGCCGCCGAGTTCCTCCAGTGGGCGTGGGAGGACCCGGTGTCGAGCGCGATGTTCTCGTTCGTCAACAAAGACCGGCAGGCGTTCGAGTTCGAGCGCAACGAGAACTTCTACAAGGCGGACAACGTCAACTTCGAGCGCTACTTCCTCGACAGCTACGGGGGGAACAACGCCCAGCACCAGGCGCTCATCTCGGGGCGTGACATCGACGCGGCCACCAGCCTGTTCACGCCCCCGGAGATCGCCGAGCAGTTCGCCGACAACGTCGTCGAGGTGAACGTCCCGGCCAAGTGGGGGTACGGGATCGTGTTCAACCACGGCGACTCCCACTTCGGGAAGCGCGCAGTCCGGCAGGCGGTCGCGCACGTGATCGACCGCGAGGCGCTCGTCGCGAACGCGGGACCGCGCACCAAGTTCGTCTCGCCGACTCCCTGCGGCATCGCGCCGCGCGACCAGGAGTACTGGCTCGACGACACGATTGACTCGTTCGAGACGTACGGGCAGGGCGAGACGCAGACCGAGCAGGCGACCCAGCTCCTCCAGGACGCCGGCTACGAGAAGGTCAACGGCACCTGGCAGGACGACAGCGGCGAGACCCTCGGGGGCGACTACTTCTCGCCGGCGGGCTGGACGGACTGGACGACGATGACCCAGACGGTCGTGAGCCAGCTCAACGAGTTCGGCTTCGACTTCTCGGTCACCACCCAGCCCACGAACGACTGGTTCGGGAACTACTCCGGATCCAACTTCAAGATGGGGAGCTTCTACTGGCTGCCCGGCGGGTCGCGCTCGGCGTTCCCGTACTTCCCGCTGTACTTCCAGCTGTGGGCGACCGACATCAGCGGGGGCCACGGCTACCGCGAACTGGCCGAGTCCGAGCAGACCATCCCCGGCATGGACGGCGGCGAGATGTCGCTGACCCCGCTGGAGACCGTCTCGGAGATCGCACGCCAGCCCAGCGACGAGGACGCACGCGAGTACGTGCAGCGCGCCGCGTGGCACAGCCACATCGAACTGCCGTTCCTCGGTCTCGTGTCGAAGTACGAGCAGTCGTGGACGACGAGCGACGACTGGACGGAGCCGTCACAGTCGAACCCGAACCGTCGTGTCAAGTGGCCGCCGTTCTGGTGGGTCCACGAGGGCGAGCTGCAGTACGACGGCGAATGA